From the Musa acuminata AAA Group cultivar baxijiao chromosome BXJ1-2, Cavendish_Baxijiao_AAA, whole genome shotgun sequence genome, one window contains:
- the LOC135609390 gene encoding probable E3 ubiquitin-protein ligase RHC2A, translating to MPSAIATASSYWCYRCSRFVRVWPRDAIVCPDCEGGFLEEVVTPPPPVPAVAEPRRRRIPSAGAHALGSDESSVAAHPRQPSELRFQRNRRTSAGDRSSFNPVIVLRGPSDGARDADRAAAATTRFELYYDDGTGSGLRPLPESISEFLMGSGFDRLLEQLALVELNGIGRERGCEHPRASKAAIESMPTIEIVGDHIGKDCHCAVCMDLFELGTEAREMPCKHIYHQDCILPWLSLRNSCPVCRHEMPTDAQGIGTPGAEGDEQASAPRNDEESVGLTIWRLPGGGFAVGRFSGGRTAGEREFPVVYTEMDGGFNNSGAPRRISWTSRRSRTREGRGIGQAIRSFFSFFRLPRSTSSFSWSSSESHPASSYRHERDSVFRRRS from the coding sequence ATGCCTTCTGCCATAGCGACGGCGTCGTCGTACTGGTGCTACCGGTGTAGCCGCTTTGTCCGGGTGTGGCCGCGGGACGCCATCGTCTGCCCCGATTGCGAAGGCGGGTTCTTAGAggaggtggtgacacctcctcccCCCGTCCCCGCAGTTGCTGAGCCCCGTCGCCGCCGGATCCCCTCTGCAGGCGCACACGCTCTCGGCAGCGACGAGTCCTCTGTGGCTGCTCACCCCCGCCAGCCCTCCGAGCTCAGGTTCCAACGCAACCGCCGCACATCCGCCGGTGACAGGTCCTCGTTCAATCCGGTAATCGTCCTCCGCGGCCCTTCAGACGGCGCCCGTGACGCGGATcgagccgccgccgccaccaccagaTTCGAGCTCTACTACGACGACGGCACCGGATCCGGCCTCCGCCCCTTGCCAGAAAGCATTTCGGAATTTCTGATGGGCTCCGGCTTTGACCGCCTCCTCGAGCAGCTCGCCCTGGTCGAGCTCAACGGCATCGGTCGCGAGAGGGGGTGCGAGCATCCACGGGCGTCAAAAGCCGCCATCGAGTCAATGCCGACAATAGAGATCGTTGGTGACCACATCGGCAAAGACTGCCATTGCGCCGTCTGCATGGATTTGTTCGAGCTGGGGACTGAGGCCCGTGAGATGCCCTGCAAGCACATCTATCATCAAGATTGCATCTTGCCGTGGCTTTCGCTCCGGAACTCTTGCCCTGTTTGCCGCCATGAGATGCCGACAGATGCGCAAGGAATAGGGACACCGGGGGCAGAAGGCGATGAACAGGCTTCTGCCCCCAGGAACGATGAGGAGTCGGTGGGGCTGACAATATGGAGGCTTCCTGGTGGGGGGTTTGCAGTTGGGAGGTTCTCTGGGGGCAGGACGGCGGGGGAACGAGAATTTCCGGTTGTTTACACTGAGATGGATGGTGGATTCAACAACAGTGGAGCACCGAGAAGGATCTCGTGGACTTCAAGAAGGAGTAGGACAAGAGAGGGCAGAGGAATTGGTCAGGCTATTCGTAGTTTCTTCTCATTTTTTCGGCTGCCACGATCGACTTCCTCTTTTTCATGGTCCAGCTCAGAATCTCATCCTGCATCTTCTTATAGGCATGAAAGGGATTCAGTTTTCAGAAGGCGTTCGTGA
- the LOC135613255 gene encoding protein PSK SIMULATOR 1-like translates to MGVPKVIADLRNRAGSVDMDRPGVGILAFEAAAAMSLLVSLHLSLAEDEVRRLCADMRSKGVAYLTSKDEPFLLRLAYAELVAELDKAAATVSRLGAKCRDPLLRGFDRLYADLKAGGICSFLRDCRVADLERLGLGSTAKGVEKRIKRMERYVVATSRLYAEMEVLNELEATERRMEQWRRHSGPIPVPKPGLPPAFESVHLELRSRRHKVRRLKEESLWNRTYDEAVELMVRAVITVFTRISAVFGPYVLGMLPGQDRGHRVLIHRSNPDYPGKHSSGPLETPTLKDVLFLRSSAPISMVKESLDKPSENLSKLLKADPTTLGGSGLALLYGNMIVLAEKLLKTRSVEGHGQGDDEEAVEAAARVELYQMMPSGMRTAVRAKLRECWKKEGGTVDGSLAEGWREAAERILAWLGPVARDTLRWQEERNVERQQRFHALPRALMLQTLHFSDRVKTEAAIVEVIVGLSCMCWYQEQRRE, encoded by the coding sequence ATGGGTGTTCCGAAGGTGATTGCAGACCTCCGGAACCGAGCGGGCAGCGTCGACATGGACCGGCCTGGCGTTGGGATCCTCGCCTTCGAGGCGGCCGCCGCCATGTCGCTTCTCGTCTCCCTTCACCTCTCCCTCGCTGAGGACGAGGTCCGCAGGCTCTGCGCCGACATGCGGTCGAAGGGCGTAGCCTACCTTACCTCCAAGGACGAGCCATTCCTCCTCCGCCTCGCCTACGCCGAGCTGGTTGCCGAGCTCGACAAGGCTGCCGCTACAGTCTCCCGGCTCGGCGCCAAGTGCCGCGACCCCCTCCTCCGGGGCTTCGACCGATTATACGCGGATCTCAAGGCCGGTGGCATCTGCTCCTTCCTCCGGGACTGCCGGGTTGCCGACCTGGAGCGCCTCGGACTTGGTTCCACCGCGAAAGGGGTTGAGAAGCGGATTAAGAGGATGGAGAGGTACGTGGTGGCGACCTCCCGGCTGTACGCGGAGATGGAGGTGCTGAACGAGCTGGAGGCGACGGAGCGAAGGATGGAGCAGTGGCGGCGGCACAGCGGCCCTATCCCGGTACCGAAGCCGGGTTTGCCCCCTGCTTTCGAATCTGTTCACTTAGAGCTCCGGTCCCGGCGCCACAAAGTTCGGAGGCTCAAGGAGGAGTCTCTTTGGAACAGGACCTACGACGAGGCCGTGGAGCTCATGGTACGTGCCGTGATCACCGTCTTCACAAGGATCTCCGCCGTCTTCGGCCCCTATGTTCTCGGCATGCTCCCCGGCCAGGACAGAGGCCATCGGGTGCTGATTCATCGGAGCAACCCAGATTACCCCGGCAAGCACTCGTCCGGCCCGCTGGAAACACCGACGTTGAAGGACGTCCTGTTCCTGAGGAGTTCAGCCCCAATCTCCATGGTCAAGGAATCGCTCGACAAGCCGTCCGAGAATTTGAGCAAATTGCTGAAAGCAGATCCGACCACCCTCGGCGGATCGGGTCTGGCGTTGCTGTACGGAAACATGATCGTGCTGGCAGAGAAGTTGCTGAAGACGCGGTCAGTCGAGGGACACGGACAGGGCGACGACGAGGAGGCAGTGGAGGCGGCCGCGAGGGTGGAGCTGTACCAGATGATGCCGTCGGGGATGCGAACGGCGGTGAGGGCCAAGTTGAGGGAGTGCTGGAAGAAGGAGGGCGGGACGGTGGACGGGTCGCTGGCGGAGGGATGGCGGGAGGCGGCGGAGAGGATCCTCGCCTGGCTGGGGCCGGTGGCACGTGACACGCTGCGGTGGCAGGAGGAGCGCAACGTGGAGCGGCAGCAGCGGTTCCACGCCCTGCCGAGGGCGCTGATGCTGCAGACGCTGCACTTCTCCGACAGGGTCAAGACGGAGGCCGCCATCGTCGAGGTGATCGTCGGACTGAGCTGCATGTGCTGGTACCAGGAACAGAGAAGGGAATAG
- the LOC135609420 gene encoding uncharacterized protein LOC135609420 isoform X1, which translates to MASNVSAVYIHVLDDVISKVRDEFINYGVGEGVLNELQALWEMKMRQCGAISGNIERSTLPKNAAPITPVHDLNVPYEGPAEEYETPTAEMLFPPTPLQTPIQTPLPGTNDPPMYNIPTGPSDYAPSPISDIRSSIDLKAGRPGSYMQPPSPWMNQRPLGVDVNVAYDEGREEPDRGSSHQPDRGSSHQHTTQDFFMNSSGKRKRDDYASHINSGGYIPQQDGSGDVTIEFSLTQDVVSQVQTSSIVQDQGTADSKFLSNKEAEPALMLPQHDGIHDEYDDLFHFQGVANEDYNTPGEHVEMRAATPSVGTPKPSKNDAGEDDEPPLNEDDDDELDDLDQEEEETNTQHLVLALFDKVSRTKSRWKCTLKDGIMHLNNRDILFNKATGEFEF; encoded by the exons ATGGCGAGCAACGTGTCCGCCGTCTACATCCATGTCTTGGACGATGTCATCAGCAAGGTCCGCGACGAGTTCATCAACTACGGCGTCGGGGAGGGCGTGCTGAACGAGCTCCAGGCG CTGTGGGAGATGAAGATGAGGCAGTGTGGCGCCATCAGCGGCAACATCGAGAGATCGACCCTCCCGAAGAATGCGGCCCCGATCACCCCGGTCCATGACCTGAACGTTCCTTATGAGGGCCCGGCCGAGGAGTACGAGACCCCCACCGCGGAGATGCTCTTTCCGCCT ACTCCCTTGCAAACCCCAATCCAGACTCCATTGCCTGGAACTAATGATCCGCCGATGTACAACATACCCACAGGCCCCTCCGATTATGCTCCATCTCCCATATCTGATATCAGAAGTAGCATCGATTTGAAAGCTGGAAGGCCTGGTTCATATATG CAGCCACCGTCACCTTGGATGAACCAACGACCTCTTGGAGTTGATGTAAATGTCG CTTATGATGAAGGGCGTGAAGAGCCTGATAGAGGATCTTCTCATCAGCCTGATAGAGGATCTTCTCATCAACACACGACTCAG GACTTTTTCATGAATTCTTCTGGGAAACGTAAAAGGGATGACTATGCTTCTCACATAAATTCTGGAGGCTATATTCCGCAACAAGATGGAAGTGGAGATGTGACGATAGAGTTTTCTCTAACACAG GATGTGGTAAGCCAAGTTCAGACATCATCAATTGTTCAAGACCAAGGAACTGCAGATTCCAAATTTCTTTCCAATAAAGAAGCAGAACCAGCTCTAATGCTTCCTCAGCATGATGGgatacatgatgaatatgatgat TTATTTCATTTCCAAGGAGTTGCTAATGAAGATTATAATACTCCTGGAGAGCATG tTGAAATGCGAGCTGCTACCCCTTCTGTTGGCACACCAAAGCCTAGCAAAAATGATGCAGGAGAAGATGACGAGCCTCCGCTTAACGAAGACGACGATGATGAGTTGGATGACCTTGAccaagaagaggaagagacaaaTACTCAACATTTGGTTCTTGCGCTGTTTGACAAG GTGTCTCGGACCAAAAGCAGATGGAAGTGTACCCTCAAGGATGGAATAATGCATCTCAATAACAGGGATATTCTTTTTAATAAG GCCACTGGAGAGTTTGAGTTTTGA
- the LOC135609420 gene encoding uncharacterized protein LOC135609420 isoform X2, giving the protein MASNVSAVYIHVLDDVISKVRDEFINYGVGEGVLNELQALWEMKMRQCGAISGNIERSTLPKNAAPITPVHDLNVPYEGPAEEYETPTAEMLFPPTPLQTPIQTPLPGTNDPPMYNIPTGPSDYAPSPISDIRSSIDLKAGRPGSYMPPSPWMNQRPLGVDVNVAYDEGREEPDRGSSHQPDRGSSHQHTTQDFFMNSSGKRKRDDYASHINSGGYIPQQDGSGDVTIEFSLTQDVVSQVQTSSIVQDQGTADSKFLSNKEAEPALMLPQHDGIHDEYDDLFHFQGVANEDYNTPGEHVEMRAATPSVGTPKPSKNDAGEDDEPPLNEDDDDELDDLDQEEEETNTQHLVLALFDKVSRTKSRWKCTLKDGIMHLNNRDILFNKATGEFEF; this is encoded by the exons ATGGCGAGCAACGTGTCCGCCGTCTACATCCATGTCTTGGACGATGTCATCAGCAAGGTCCGCGACGAGTTCATCAACTACGGCGTCGGGGAGGGCGTGCTGAACGAGCTCCAGGCG CTGTGGGAGATGAAGATGAGGCAGTGTGGCGCCATCAGCGGCAACATCGAGAGATCGACCCTCCCGAAGAATGCGGCCCCGATCACCCCGGTCCATGACCTGAACGTTCCTTATGAGGGCCCGGCCGAGGAGTACGAGACCCCCACCGCGGAGATGCTCTTTCCGCCT ACTCCCTTGCAAACCCCAATCCAGACTCCATTGCCTGGAACTAATGATCCGCCGATGTACAACATACCCACAGGCCCCTCCGATTATGCTCCATCTCCCATATCTGATATCAGAAGTAGCATCGATTTGAAAGCTGGAAGGCCTGGTTCATATATG CCACCGTCACCTTGGATGAACCAACGACCTCTTGGAGTTGATGTAAATGTCG CTTATGATGAAGGGCGTGAAGAGCCTGATAGAGGATCTTCTCATCAGCCTGATAGAGGATCTTCTCATCAACACACGACTCAG GACTTTTTCATGAATTCTTCTGGGAAACGTAAAAGGGATGACTATGCTTCTCACATAAATTCTGGAGGCTATATTCCGCAACAAGATGGAAGTGGAGATGTGACGATAGAGTTTTCTCTAACACAG GATGTGGTAAGCCAAGTTCAGACATCATCAATTGTTCAAGACCAAGGAACTGCAGATTCCAAATTTCTTTCCAATAAAGAAGCAGAACCAGCTCTAATGCTTCCTCAGCATGATGGgatacatgatgaatatgatgat TTATTTCATTTCCAAGGAGTTGCTAATGAAGATTATAATACTCCTGGAGAGCATG tTGAAATGCGAGCTGCTACCCCTTCTGTTGGCACACCAAAGCCTAGCAAAAATGATGCAGGAGAAGATGACGAGCCTCCGCTTAACGAAGACGACGATGATGAGTTGGATGACCTTGAccaagaagaggaagagacaaaTACTCAACATTTGGTTCTTGCGCTGTTTGACAAG GTGTCTCGGACCAAAAGCAGATGGAAGTGTACCCTCAAGGATGGAATAATGCATCTCAATAACAGGGATATTCTTTTTAATAAG GCCACTGGAGAGTTTGAGTTTTGA